In Ctenopharyngodon idella isolate HZGC_01 chromosome 20, HZGC01, whole genome shotgun sequence, the following proteins share a genomic window:
- the LOC127501940 gene encoding zona pellucida sperm-binding protein 4-like isoform X5 → MARNWCVVQFLALCVWFCAFCHAVPQWSNLPQNPQALMFQQTDQRFQQPAQQQASPQFPQLQQASPQFSQQFQPKQPVAQAEPLDKCAVADYELIQCGPPGISGAECEAINCCFNGQQCYYGKAVTVQCIRDGQFVVVVARDVTLPRLSLDSVSLLGGNDPPCSPVGSTPSFAIYQFPVTACGTSMMEDSGYVVYENRMTSSYEVGIGPLGSITRDSHFELLFQCRYSATSVEALVVEVNTVPPPPPVAAPGPLRVELRLANGQCVTKGCAEGDEAYTSYYSDADYPITKVLREPVYVEVRILERTDPNIVLMLGRCWATSTPSPLSLPQWDLLVDGCPYQDDRYLTTLVPVAGSSGLQFPTHYKRFVVKMFTFVDPASLAPLQETIFIHCSTAVCHPSSGSCEQSCARKRRDTHLKTISSGQTVVSSGEVNLVM, encoded by the exons ATGGCAAGAAATTGGTGTGTTGTTCAGTTTCTGGCACtttgtgtgtggttttgtgCTTTCTGTCATGCTGTTCCACAGTGGAGTAATCTGCCCCAGAATCCTCAAGCTCTGATGTTCCAGCAAACTGACCAGCGGTTTCAACAGCCAGCTCAACAACAAGCTAGTCCACAGTTTCCTCAACTTCAACAAGCTAGTCCACAGTTTTCTCAGCAGTTTCAGCCTAAGCAGCCAGTGGCGCAGGCAGAGCCCCTTGACAAATGTGCTGTAGCTGATTATGAGCTGATCCAATGTGGACCACCTGGTATCAGTGGTGCTGAGTGTGAAGCTATCAACTGCTGCTTTAACGGACAGCAGTGTTACTATGGGAAGGCGG TGACTGTCCAGTGTATAAGAGATGGTCAGTTTGTGGTAGTGGTGGCTAGAGATGTTACTCTGCCTCGATTGAGCCTGGATTCAGTCAGTCTCTTGGGTGGAAATGATCCACCTTGTAGTCCTGTGGGATCCACACCTTCCTTTGCTATATACCAGTTCCCTGTCACTGCATGTGGCACGAGCATGATG GAGGACAGTGGATATGTGGTGTATGAAAACAGGATGACCTCCTCGTATGAAGTGGGGATCGGACCACTTGGTTCCATCACAAGAGACAGCCATTTTGA GCTTCTCTTCCAGTGTAGGTACTCTGCTACTTCTGTGGAAGCTCTGGTTGTGGAGGTCAACACTGTTCCTCCACCTCCACCAGTAGCTGCTCCTGGACCCCTCAGGGTGGAGCTTAGACTGGCGAATGGTCAATGTGTCACCAAAGGCTGTGCAGAAG GGGACGAGGCGTACACGTCCTACTACAGTGATGCTGATTATCCGATCACAAAAGTCCTGCGGGAGCCAGTGTATGTTGAGGTGCGCATTTTGGAGAGGACCGACCCCAACATTGTCCTGATGCTGGGACGTTGCTGGGCAACATCAACCCCCAGTCCACTCAGTCTACCCCAGTGGGACCTTCTGGTTGATGG ATGCCCTTACCAGGATGACCGTTACCTGACCACATTGGTTCCAGTGGCTGGATCATCTGGTCTTCAGTTCCCAACCCACTACAAGCGCTTTGTTGTGAAGATGTTCACATTTGTGGATCCAGCATCACTGGCTCCTCTGCAGGAAACT ATCTTCATCCACTGTAGTACAGCAGTGTGCCACCCCTCTTCTGGCTCCTGTGAGCAAAGCTGCGCTAGGAAAA GAAGAGACACGCACCTCAAGACCATCTCTAGTGGGCAAACTGTGGTTTCTAGTGGAGAAGTTAACCTGGTCATGTGA
- the LOC127501940 gene encoding zona pellucida sperm-binding protein 4-like isoform X6: MARNWCVVQFLALCVWFCAFCHAVPQWSNLPQNPQALMFQQTDQRFQQPAQQQASPQFPQLQQASPQFSQQFQPKQPVAQAEPLDKCAVADYELIQCGPPGISGAECEAINCCFNGQQCYYGKAVTVQCIRDGQFVVVVARDVTLPRLSLDSVRLLGGNDPPCSPVGSTPSFAIYQFPVTACGTSMMEDSGYVVYENRMTSSYEVGIGPLGSITRDSHFELLFQCRYSATSVEALVVEVNTVPPPPPVAAPGPLRVELRLANGQCVTKGCAEGDEAYTSYYSDADYPITKVLREPVYVEVRILERTDPNIVLMLGRCWATSTPSPLSLPQWDLLVDGCPYQDDRYLTTLVPVAGSSGLQFPTHYKRFVVKMFTFVDPASLAPLQETIFIHCSTVVCHPPGACEQSCARKRRDADFKTISSGQTVVSSGEVNLVL; encoded by the exons ATGGCAAGAAATTGGTGTGTTGTTCAGTTTCTGGCACtttgtgtgtggttttgtgCTTTCTGTCATGCTGTTCCACAGTGGAGTAATCTGCCCCAGAATCCTCAAGCTCTGATGTTCCAGCAAACTGACCAGCGGTTTCAACAGCCAGCTCAACAACAAGCTAGTCCACAGTTTCCTCAACTTCAACAAGCTAGTCCACAGTTTTCTCAGCAGTTTCAGCCTAAGCAGCCAGTGGCGCAGGCAGAGCCCCTTGACAAATGTGCTGTAGCTGATTATGAGCTGATCCAATGTGGACCACCTGGTATCAGTGGTGCTGAGTGTGAAGCTATCAACTGCTGCTTTAACGGACAGCAGTGTTACTATGGGAAGGCGG TGACTGTCCAGTGTATAAGAGATGGTCAGTTTGTGGTAGTGGTGGCTAGAGATGTTACTCTGCCTCGATTGAGCCTGGATTCAGTTCGTCTCTTGGGTGGGAATGATCCACCTTGCAGTCCTGTGGGATCCACACCTTCCTTTGCTATATACCAGTTCCCTGTTACTGCATGTGGCACGAGCATGATG GAGGACAGTGGATATGTGGTGTATGAAAACAGGATGACCTCCTCGTATGAAGTGGGGATTGGACCACTTGGTTCCATTACAAGGGATAGTCATTTTGA GCTTCTCTTCCAGTGTAGGTACTCTGCTACTTCTGTGGAAGCTCTGGTTGTGGAGGTCAACACTGTTCCTCCACCTCCACCAGTAGCTGCACCTGGACCCCTCAGGGTGGAGCTTAGACTGGCGAATGGTCAATGTGTCACCAAAGGCTGTGCAGAAG GGGACGAGGCGTACACGTCCTACTACAGTGATGCTGATTATCCGATCACAAAAGTCCTGCGGGAGCCGGTGTATGTTGAGGTGCGCATTTTGGAGAGGACCGACCCCAACATTGTCCTGATGCTGGGACGTTGCTGGGCGACATCAACCCCCAGTCCACTCAGTCTACCCCAGTGGGACCTTCTGGTTGATGG ATGCCCTTACCAGGATGACCGTTACCTGACCACGTTGGTTCCGGTGGCTGGATCATCTGGTCTTCAGTTCCCAACCCACTACAAGCGCTTTGTTGTGAAGATGTTCACATTTGTGGATCCAGCATCACTAGCTCCTCTGCAGGAAACC ATCTTCATCCACTGTAGTACAGTGGTGTGCCATCCTCCTGGCGCCTGTGAGCAAAGCTGTGCTAGAAAAA GAAGAGACGCTGACTTCAAGACCATCTCTAGTGGACAAACTGTGGTTTCTAGTGGAGAAGTTAACCTGGTCTTGTGA
- the LOC127501940 gene encoding zona pellucida sperm-binding protein 4-like isoform X1, with translation MEGSWCVVQFLALCVWFCAFCHAVPQWSNLPQNPQALMFQQTDQRFQQPAQQQASPQFPQLQQASPHFPQLQQASQQFPQLQQASPQFPQQFQPKQPVAQAEPLDKCAVADYELIQCGPPGISGAECEAINCCFNGQQCYYGKAVTVQCIRDGQFVVVVARDVTLPRLSLDSVRLLGGNDPPCSPVGSTPSFAIYQFPVTACGTSMMEDSGYVVYENRMTSSYEVGIGPLGSITRDSHFELLFQCRYSATSVEALVVEVNTVPPPPPVAAPGPLRVELRLANGQCVTKGCAEGDEAYTSYYSDADYPITKVLREPVYVEVRILERTDPNIVLMLGRCWATSTPSPLSLPQWDLLVDGCPYQDDRYLTTLVPVAGSSGLQFPTHYKRFVVKMFTFVDPASLAPLQETIFIHCSTVVCHPPGACEQSCARKRRDADFKTISSGQTVVSSGEVNLVL, from the exons ATGGAAGGAAGTTGGTGTGTTGTTCAGTTTCTGGCACtttgtgtgtggttttgtgCTTTCTGTCATGCTGTTCCACAGTGGAGTAATCTGCCCCAGAATCCTCAAGCTCTGATGTTCCAGCAAACTGACCAGCGGTTTCAACAGCCAGCTCAACAACAAGCTAGTCCACAGTTTCCTCAACTTCAACAAGCTAGTCCACACTTTCCTCAACTTCAACAAGCTAGTCAACAGTTTCCTCAACTTCAACAAGCTAGTCCACAGTTTCCTCAGCAGTTTCAGCCTAAGCAGCCAGTGGCGCAGGCAGAGCCCCTTGACAAATGTGCTGTAGCTGATTATGAGCTGATCCAATGTGGACCACCTGGTATCAGTGGTGCTGAGTGTGAAGCTATCAACTGCTGCTTTAACGGACAGCAGTGTTACTATGGGAAGGCGG TGACTGTCCAGTGTATAAGAGATGGTCAGTTTGTGGTAGTGGTGGCTAGAGATGTTACTCTGCCTCGATTGAGCCTGGATTCAGTTCGTCTCTTGGGTGGGAATGATCCACCTTGCAGTCCTGTGGGATCCACACCTTCCTTTGCTATATACCAGTTCCCTGTTACTGCATGTGGCACGAGCATGATG GAGGACAGTGGATATGTGGTGTATGAAAACAGGATGACCTCCTCGTATGAAGTGGGGATTGGACCACTTGGTTCCATTACAAGGGATAGTCATTTTGA GCTTCTCTTCCAGTGTAGGTACTCTGCTACTTCTGTGGAAGCTCTGGTTGTGGAGGTCAACACTGTTCCTCCACCTCCACCAGTAGCTGCACCTGGACCCCTCAGGGTGGAGCTTAGACTGGCGAATGGTCAATGTGTCACCAAAGGCTGTGCAGAAG GGGACGAGGCGTACACGTCCTACTACAGTGATGCTGATTATCCGATCACAAAAGTCCTGCGGGAGCCGGTGTATGTTGAGGTGCGCATTTTGGAGAGGACCGACCCCAACATTGTCCTGATGCTGGGACGTTGCTGGGCGACATCAACCCCCAGTCCACTCAGTCTACCCCAGTGGGACCTTCTGGTTGATGG ATGCCCTTACCAGGATGACCGTTACCTGACCACGTTGGTTCCGGTGGCTGGATCATCTGGTCTTCAGTTCCCAACCCACTACAAGCGCTTTGTTGTGAAGATGTTCACATTTGTGGATCCAGCATCACTAGCTCCTCTGCAGGAAACC ATCTTCATCCACTGTAGTACAGTGGTGTGCCATCCTCCTGGCGCCTGTGAGCAAAGCTGTGCTAGAAAAA GAAGAGACGCTGACTTCAAGACCATCTCTAGTGGACAAACTGTGGTTTCTAGTGGAGAAGTTAACCTGGTCTTGTGA